The DNA region gtctaatgaAGTAAGactacgtctgctcgcgcatttgttcagacaacccgtctgatgaagttagattaCGTCTATtcgcacacttcttcagacaacccgtctaatgaagttagactacGTCTGTtcgcacacttcttcagacaacacgtctgatgaagttagactatgtatactcgcgcacttcttcagacaacacGTTTGATGAAGTTAGACTACATCTtctcgtgcacttcttcagacaacacgtctgatgaagttagactacgtctactcgcgcacttcttcagacaacacgtctgatgaagttagactatgtttgctcgcgcacttctttagacaacACGTTTGATGAAGTTAGACTGCGTCTGcttgcgcacttctttagacaacacgtctgatgaagttaaaCTATGTCTTCTCCCGCACTTCTTCAGAAAACACGTCTTATGAAGTTAGAACTTCTTCAGAAAACACGTCTTATGAAGTTAGACTACATCTGCTCGCACACTTCTTTAGACAACACGTCTGAAACAAGACGTCTACTTGCGCTTCACAACTTGAGGCATTTGTTTGACTTGAAGTGTCTACTCACGCTTCGTTTGTTCGTACaaagacgtctgctcgcgcttcttcataCCACCCGTTTGTTCGCGCTTTGACATCTTTTTGCACTTTCTTGAGTTGTACCAGCGCATAGACAAtttcacaacttagttttattcatttgcATCATTAAGACAAGATCTTCAGCTTtgcataactaagttttaattaaaattccgcgcatcatcaaaacaatgtataaaattatttcctaagttcattttaatcaatttaactaGATTTAACAGATAGAGATTTAATCTTACATGAAATGGTGTTGCTCTTAGTGGGTCGTAATGTGGCGATTCTTTCTTCGCGTGATATCTTAAGTTGACAAGATATAAATTCTTTTAAGGTTGGTTATTATTACACTTTATTTTTAGAGATTGCTCTATATGACTTCTTATGAGACAAATTGTGAGATTCAAAATACCCTTTAAAAATCAAGTTTTTTGGTTGAAGTGTCATGCACGGAGAGATCTTGACAAATGATAGATAATGAAAAAATGGTACATTATGGTTAATCGTTGCAGAATGTTTTACGAAGAGATGAAGACGACTCCTCACTATTTTTTTACATTGCAAATGAGTGACTACGATTTGAAGCCTACTTTGGAACATAATTGGCATTAAGTGAGTGATGTCTGAGTCAATCGTCGGTTGTTGGGATGTTTGGATAAAAACCGCGAGCTTGGTTGGATTGAGTCGATGAATCATTATTCCGATTATTTTTCGGTAGACTATTTGACTCGAAAGGAACTGTAGGACTTTTAATAATTGCGGTCGACCGATGCGTTTATTCTACAacgttattattatgacaatatGAGAGATCTTTTCTAATAAACCATTGGAGGCGATCGATGAACTCATTGATTTTTTGAGGATCTTCGAGCTcgttaatcttatattttatgttatgtttgttcgttggtaaacattttttatttatattttcattattgaTTTCAAATGATTAATCTCGTTGTGTTACTCTTTTGCTAGTGTTAATTTGAGTCTCAATGTTCAATTTTATGACAATTCTTTTTTTGGAATTCTTTTTTGAATAAACATTAGagtttcaaaaaaataaataataaaattgactAATTAATACATATACATATTGGATTGtgtatttgaattatataatgaaattatttaaaatactatatatgtGGTAATAAGGAAGGTAGAGAATTAAGAAAgtaatgaatattaaaaaagaatatcTATATTctaataatcaatcataaattaACCACACATATACTTATGGtaaataatataacttaaataataatggCTGAACTCAATAATAATGAGAGATTACATCTGGAGAACACAAGGAAGAGGAGGCAAAAAAGTCAAATGAGAAGATGTTTGCATTCACATAGAAGAAGGCgaactaggaataaaaagttgtgttgaataaAACAAAACCCTCACCATTAGAAGCTTATGAAAGTTGGAGTAGAAAGCGGACTCCCtgtgggtcaaatgggtgcatacaagatttatgaaagaagagcagagtatATGGACATgaagcatcaatgaaagaatgatatggtcattgaagaagatcctaaaacaagaaaaaatatcTTTCAAATGGTGCAAACCATATTtagaaatggaagaggggtactattctagCTTGATCCTTGActggataatattctcattatattcaaagaagaaatgcaaggaatcatagttagaagagaatacatcaagtattCATTTAGAGATGTCTATGAAGGTAAACGTGATTCACTTCTGAGGCGTATTCTATAAGGTGagagaatcctaaacctaatgaggtagaagcaactcaatgaaagaaatgatgaaatatgctggaaaacagaaagcaatgagaagttcaTTACAAGAAAGTCATggaaaatggttagaacaatAGGACATGAGGTAGATTGACATAATGTAGTATGGTCTctaaagattattcctcgtcaccaatttattctatggctggtatacaggaaaatgttgacaacaaaagacagaattcgaaaatatataaacattcatgATATCAACTGTGTTATATATTCGGGAGTTGAGAAAatcataaaccatttatttggaaaatgctcttttataatacaaatttgaAGGAGGTATGCTGAAAACATGAACATTATCAACTTTCTAGgaaaatgggaagaaatccaagagtggatgaagaataaagcaaaaggaagacccttttatgtaagtatgttgaaatgctactttggagcagtaatctacgatatctggaaagaaagaaatttaagAACTCACAGTAGAAAAATTAGAACTATGAAGATATTTGGGGAGATAAAACTTTAGAtgaaaatgcactcattcaatcctggagaggaatcgaaaggaatgaagagaacaTAATAGAAAGCTCTGTGAGATATAGAATATTTcgtttgaaaaaatttcaagtaGAATCAAAGTAAAAACACTATAGGCGTTAATTGATTGTAGttgttgtttgtaattcaattcttgTTTCATTGTTAAATCTAGATCTgtcttaaaattttgtatttttttctctctttttatttttttaattaaataacattaagctattttcaaaaaagaaaaatacaatttatattaacattttcaCCAAAGATgctcaatttttatttcataaactAATTACCTTGattttcttcatatatatatatatatatatatatatatatatatatatatatatatatatatatatatatatatatatatatatatatatatatatatatatatatatatatatatatatatatatatattaaatcccttaaattcataaattaatcaTATCTAAATGATATATAAGCTCGTTATTCTCAATCATTAGTTACAATCTTATTCCTACCAAATTAATTGTACAACTAGTCCtgcaaaaaaaattagaaaattaatgacTAAATCGATAATTTACATGTTtcattttaccaatttattggATATAACCGGTTCTAATGGTTCTGATTAACCtgttttttataagttaaacGGTTCGATTTTTAGTTCGATTTTTAGTTGAACTATTTTTTAGCGGTTTAAagaataaatgataatattttaatttttagttgaCTATTTTttaacggtttaaccggtaatcagtaataatttaattaaatatttatattagttattcttgtaaatattaaataaaataatatttaataatatatattaattatttttaaattataattagtataaaattattttaaaaaaaaatctaaattatttaactaataattttcaaaaaagaattatattgatacaattatataatatattataataatatttcataaatatatttataaaatattattataatatattatattataacaataatataatatagtataatatatttctaaatatattttataatatattatattatataaatagacaaaaaaaaaaatgaaagaatgtCATAATAATACATTgcaaaaatgattttaaaaaaagttatttcttTGAGTTATAGTTAAtcggtttataaaataaatgataaaatcaaatttaacaaAGATTGTACATCCCTATTAACAATATATCTAACCATGTTAACAAAGGAAACACCAAtgaattttataagttaaaacaaaataaatgtattttccTCAAATTAAGGATAGACTATTATATTGagaatacataattttattgaatataaacttttatatatttagataaagtCTAACCAAATCTCAACAATATTATATACCCTAATAGATAAAGAACACAAAGAAATGAACCGGGAATaacacaataataaatatttttttccttttatagcttgtttgatatgaaatgtttatgatttcaccccaaaaaataaataattaattatatttttttattatttaactcatttattttatcaactaaaatacttttataataaattaattaaattttaattttaattacagaaaaatattttaataattaaaccaaacaaaacctaatctttttatttttattcttttttaatttctaCAAAAACCCACAAAAACACTGAAATAGCTAATTAATTTCCCCATTTCTCTCTATCaatctctctatctctctatatatatatcccaCCTAATTCAATTGATCATCATAAATCATAATCATATATCATTTGATTTCTCCGGCGAGTTGAACATGTTCCGTAAAAGTAATTCCGACCATGAACCCAAGTTTCACGGCAAGCTCCTTTCAAAGAATGATATATTAACAACCGCACCTTCTTTCCGAATCTACTACGGCGGAGTTTCGGGCTCGGTTCCATTCTTATGGGAATCAGAGCCCGGAACTCCAAAACACTCCGCCACTTCTCTTCCACTACCACCTCTAACTCCTCCACCATCTTATTACTACCAAAACTCAACCGGTTCTAAGAAACATGGTTTCACAAGATACAATCTTTTGCGTAATTTATGGTCTAAGATTAGTTTTGTTAAGGAACATAAATCATCTCCGGTTGTTGACTATTCATCATCGATATCTTCTAGCTCTTCGTCGGCCGGTTCGTATGCATCTGCTCCGACTACACCTTCAAGCTTCATCAAAGGGAGGAGGAGGAATTGGGTATCTTTTgatcatcaacatcaacataATCATCATGATGTTTTGAGTAAAGATGgggaaattaatattaatggttGGAGTAAAAACCAAACTTGTTTTGGGTTTGCTAAAAGTGGGAATAACAATGCTTATGCCGTAGTCGTGCCGGAGAAATCTGGGTgaaaggtattttttttttaaaaaatttcaaatcttGGAACAACTAATTCATTATAGtgttctttctctctcttgttcttgtttttgttattttaggaAGAGCATTATAGTActgttttaattttcttttttgtgcatttttttcttctaattttctATGTGTGGTATGTCAAATCGAGCAATTGATTGTGTAAATTAGATTTCTATAATGTTTATTTGtcaattttcttcatttctactcaaaaaaagagtaattattgtaaattgatttattacaaaatttagaAAGGGTAAGCAGTGAATTTATAAAGGGGTgactatataatataatataatatatattattataaacagTAATTAAGGAGATTAGTATATTAGATCTTTACTATTTAGAGCTACTTTGATCTTGTTTTTTAATtacacatttaaatttaataaaagtaatttaatattttagttgatagtATGACTGatttaattgttatattaatattgGTGTGATagtgagaattaaaaaaaatgatattttttctttatttggaAATGATAAAAATCCTTAAAGAAAATCCCAGATCAAAGGAGTTTTTTAagatttgtttttgaattttatctaaaatacaatcattttattatatttattttcaatcattaaatcattcaatttattaaccttaaaatattattacttaatttttaattaaaaaaatccattAAAAATCCTgaaataaccaacatcaaacaggCTGTTAAtgtaagtttaatatttattaaaacaagGTTATTATAAGGTGAATGTGAGTTTAATTAGTTAAGAACTGAATTAACGTGGGTTAGTTGttacttgtttgattttatttatatagatagaGAGATATAGTCTCTATCCAGATTCAAGAGCCGCCGacagtttgaaaaaataaaatttaaatggatCTGAATTATTAGAgcatcaatataatatttttattaataagataaaatcttttatactccatttcaattaaattataagaaaatcatGACAGAGACAGAGCTAGTGATAGtcgtttttattaataaaacacaCACAAAAGGAGGGTTGGGATTGgcatataaaaatacaaaataaaaataagacaaaTCTAAAGGAAAGCTCTTTGGGTTATTGAGAAGGTCACATAAGTCCTTAGACCAAATGATttctaaatcatttattaataaaaaggtTGAGATTTATGTTTTCTAGTCATctcatattcttttaaaatgacATTTTCTCATTTGAAATGTAATATAATTCAACATGAGCTGATTTAAGATGAACCCTATATAAGCACATTCCAAAACTTGCTTGGAATTGCAGAATTTCGAGGGCTGGTTAAcatttggaaacattttatGTAGATGAAATTTTCGTGTCTTAGTTTGCCcaacaaaatattgataaatttgttGATGTTTCTCGTACAACACAACATCATATCATGGTTCACTCGAATTGGAACTCTCTAAATCTAGCTAACCAACTATAGTTTTGCCTCAATCATAGCAGGGCCATGGGATAAGACCAGCTAGACACCCTTTTAGGGTCAACCCTCCTCACGGGTAGGGGTGAGCATTGGATGGTTTAATccgaaatccaatccaatccaattcctaaatactaattcggattggatatttTGGATTGAACTGAGATCGGATTGGATTGagttcggattgaattaaatcggattggattaggattatccaaattatccaaactatttaaataaaaatatattttttaattaattttctttaaattaaatttcatcttaatataatatatattttacttatcatcacTTAACAgcgatatttttattttttttattttttatttttttcagattcaaatttaataataataaaaaattcgaatttaaaaaaaaaaattaaaaaaaattgttgactaatttcaagctgatatatataaatattttttagtttggattatccaaaccattttcaatccaatccgtattcgtattaattagtaaaatggtttggattacggattggataaacttagtttggatttaatacggatcggacaaaacggattggttttatccatttgctcacccctactcACGGGCACcctcaaattttattttctaaaaatctatttttacaaaaatcGAACCTAATACCATACTAAACATTTAACCAATTAGAactggattttttttaattataatacaaaattattataaattttcaatataacataaagtatagtaaataattattttttccgCCTAGAGCACCCCAAATTTTACAGAAGGGATACCCAGGTACGGGATTCCTCCTGTTCCGCTCATATAGGGAGGGGCAAAATGGtcatattcaatttttatttttatttttaccattTTGCCCCTCATATGAAGGTAACAAGGAAATCCCGTAACAAGGATCTCTTCTGCAAATTTTGTGGAGGTACTAGCTTCCGTCTCACTTAACTCATGTTCTAGTACATTTCTAAACTCCACTAATAAAGAAAGAGACAAGTTCCAATAGAATCACATTGCATGAATTTTCAAATCATAATCATATAAGCAAGAGAAATGACTATAAACTGGTTGTAAGACGCATGTAAGAAATGATTGACAAAAATTGGTCGGTTCTAgacatatttagaaaataaagatGAATGAAGAACACATGCCAATTTcagatttttatttgaatttagaacAGATAGGAAGATGAGTAGTAGCTGTCAAGTAGAAAATAATGAAAGGGATCCTTAACCACCACCGACGACTACCCTTAATTATATGTAGTAAGGACATCATGATAAGACTTGTGGCCAATTCTTATGGTAGGGAatgaaaaataatcaaaaaaacatgaatggtttgttttcattttcattctaGACAACCTACGTGCAAATCTTCtattcatttttcttcaaatttttgcATAATAATGATAGCTACTCTGCTAACTAACAGGGgttataaatacatataatataaatgtgttTGTGTaggatatttttcttttctttcttctttaagTCATCATGTCCCCACTTCTTTATTTATCTATAAGTAATTTCGTCACACCTACTGctattattgatttattagtATCTATCTTAATCTATCTAACTAGAGAGATCTTTTGTGTTTGGACTGACTAATCCCATCCCAAAACGTGTTTTTTAGGTGTTAATCCATCCATTGTTctttaataatcaaaatttatcgTTAACAAATCCAAATGACGAAACATCTACTTTTAAGACAATTCAAATCTTCTTTATATTCAATCAAATATCATAAGTTTTCGATTTGGGAGGTCACCCACgtccaggggcggagccaagtacaaGCCGGCCCGGGACGGGCAGCCTTAAACAGCCTgtatgtattttatcaataacgacggtcgttattaactattttctgtcgctaaaaggcattggtgacagctaactataaaattagtccggatagattttttaataaaaaaattagccCGGGTCTCCGCCCCTGCCCACGTCCACTTTGAGCTGGAAGCACTTGAAAGTGACTCCTCCTGGTGGTTAGATGAACTTAGATATTGATCAAGACTGTTTCAATTTATTTAGGACAATGATTAAGAAAATAAGGGATGTATATAATTTGTACCTATTTAAGGAAGGATATATTATGGAATGTCAAGATCATACtcaatattttactattttttttaaattttaggaaGCTAACAGATTCCTAATCAAACTAAGACTTTTGATCACTTATCAAAGATCATTGTGTTAAAATATTCTACCTATttaattatgaagaaaataGTAAATAAGGGTTATATATGTAATTTTCCTACAACTATGGATAGAATGAATATATAGtctaaattgataattttacACTCTTTCTCAAATTACAAGTTATTGCAGCTTATGTTCtccaaattgataaataaataaataattgtaacaGAAACTCGCAAGACAGTGGTAGAATGCAGAACTCACGTCATCAAGGTTATGGGTTAAAGACTTCACACccattatttataaaatcgttAAAAGTAAACTCGAGATTATAACCACCTTGATCCATCCTGAATGAAGAAGTTGCCGGGTTGACAGTAATAGTATAACTCTAGGACTTGATCCTGGCCTAGTTGGGTTTGACATAAGCTCATTAGCTGAAGAATATAAGCCAGATTATATATGTTGAAAGACAATAGTATTCTCCTCAATTTTATTGTAGAAAATTAAACTGAAACTAATCTAGAAGCATTGAAGTTAATCAGATTTTAGATTAGGTATTAGTTGGTTATTAGAAGCACTTAATTAACATCTATTCAAAGTTTCAAACTGCAAATTTGTTTCTAGGAgttattttcttcttcataaaGCTTTAATACTTTGATAAACCCTAGAGGTCTGTTCAAGACAGACAACTAGAGGAGGCATGTGCACTTTTGGTCATTGACAAACAAAAGGAAGACCCGTGACTGAACAAAGCTGCAAAATCATGGGGACTTTTGAAAAGTTCTACGTCCCTACACAGTTTGACACAAGGGCAAAAAGATGGAAACCCCTGATGGCTGATGTGAAGGATGGGGATTCAAAGTCAATGTAGATACAGAAATGGACAGTGGTATGAATTAATGTCAGAGATGAACATACAACTTTCAAAAGAATTGATCTCAAAATGTCTATAGCATTAGACATAACAGATACAAGTATATGATAAACTTCCAATCGAATCCTAACAATGATTTTAACCCAAgaaaaattttatgttttttttaaattaaaaaagaactaGTTAAATATATTCCACAACTATAATTCTCCGCTTAAACTCAAACGAtgaaatcgaacccgtgacattttAATCTCTAAATAACAGGGATTATCTACGTAAACTTGCAAACACACTGTAAAAATCTGATTTTTACTCATAATAGACCAGGGAATTAGCTTATAAGCTGAATCATTCAAATTTGAATGTTTAAAAACAAGAAAGGAGGCTCACGATAATGGTGGAAGCATGATGGATATCGCCATGTTCATCACTGAAAGCGGATTATCATAGCAGAAACAGAATACAGAAGAACAAATTACAGTCTACAGGTTGTAAACGAAAATGATAAACAGAAATTACTGTCTACGCGCCGCCGTTGATTTTGTAAGGTCTGGTATCAGCGATGAATGACTCAGTTACGCGCCGCCAACGGCTATTCATATTCTCACGCGCCGCCTCCTTCCTTGTTCCATTTTCCCGGAGTTTTGTGCAAGTGTTCATAAAACTAGAAAATATCATATAAGTCCCTAAACTTTATAAAGATAAGCGAATAACTCCAAGTAGAAATGTTACCCCAAAATTGTTAATGAACAAATCTAATGGTTGAAAAAATTAGTTCagaacttaattattaaaagagagatttaaatattaaattttggttaaatcaaattataattttttttataaaaataataattaaccatgatactaaatagataaaactaaacAGTTGATTTCAATTATGTCTggttctaaaaaaaattcaataaaaattaattttttaattaatcatttcttaacaattatataactcattttattaattaaaatacttaaataccttgtattttaaattattattttttattttatttatatatcaatacccctTTAGATCTTTTTACAAGTTCATAAATAAATTcacatcaaaatatataaaaaatataaaaaaataaataaaattaattatttattattgacatATAAATTCagtttcaaactaaaaaaatctaattagccacattttttattttcgtcCTAATATTTTAGttccaaatttataaatataaaataattaattagaataattaattttaaaataattataattaaggtcaactcaaaacaattaattaagataattattaGGATAATTagactaaattaaattaaaattaaaataaggtcaaaataaataatttaaaataaatattgtattcatttttatcctaaattaattaagagagttcaaataaataaaataactaatttgaaattaatggtATACACATTTAATctcaaatcaattatttataaaactcaaaaatataaaaattaaataaaataaataaacaaaataaatatttatgtttattcaaatattttgtaggttgaaaACAAAGCTAAAATAAgtgaagaaaaattaatatcaaacaagcttcaatgctgaaaaaaaattataatccaGTGCAACCGAAATTAGATAAAAATCAAACTACACAGCATCAGATGAGCGTCCAAGGCTCCAAGCCTTATCCAATGGACATCAATAAGTCGCGTCGCCCACTACAACAAAAGTTAAGCATTTTCGCGCATCATCAAATCAACTAACGCGCGTTTCAATGTCGTTAGCCCAAACACGAATGAAACGCCTGAATGTCAATGGAAGAAGATGAAACGATGCACCTAGACGCGCGTTCGCACTTTGACTTGAAACGACGACATTTAAGCCTCGGGTTGTATTTTTCCTCGCGACGAACTGGATGAACATCGgtcaaaacttttaatttttcaaaagtggaacTCAGTCGATACTC from Impatiens glandulifera chromosome 5, dImpGla2.1, whole genome shotgun sequence includes:
- the LOC124940628 gene encoding uncharacterized protein LOC124940628 — encoded protein: MFRKSNSDHEPKFHGKLLSKNDILTTAPSFRIYYGGVSGSVPFLWESEPGTPKHSATSLPLPPLTPPPSYYYQNSTGSKKHGFTRYNLLRNLWSKISFVKEHKSSPVVDYSSSISSSSSSAGSYASAPTTPSSFIKGRRRNWVSFDHQHQHNHHDVLSKDGEININGWSKNQTCFGFAKSGNNNAYAVVVPEKSG